In Gallus gallus isolate bGalGal1 chromosome 8, bGalGal1.mat.broiler.GRCg7b, whole genome shotgun sequence, one DNA window encodes the following:
- the LRRC41 gene encoding leucine-rich repeat-containing protein 41 isoform X1: protein MASPREAMSAEGPHSLQALSAAAVSRSMAALEPDVWALPGHLLRGLLPLLSVFRLERAEAAARRAGLSTQPIWRKLWDDVMKTRPPNSENIPCWRKKFFETFFSNVLHGVLDVSSDWRLNDRHFSPLLHSSPHVSQLTLCNMLQGAVELAAEHNQKVLENLASSLRILKFQHLLSSDQSIRRSLVLLLHRLIHHGSVSHVSMCAWPVPDTVLLVLILSMSAGFWRSGNALTYHSSPCGLCREEGDTQSQKSTQERPEKGCCSEREWSDGEHQKESPRALEKADMQAEVNGCVAGTGQNTALSGLNCFPLEKQACEEASIKVSCDHTSRQGSSCFSEQLSHHSALRKSRRRTKSAVGKKRRCLRRSRGLCADLDDLYDFVFTVAREDNSVSIDQNTITEGENADNLTSSSTGSPCCGHVGCKRRGGSTGIFSLKAAHRFRSVSTLELFSIPLSDDTCRTLSNLLSSWVSLENLVLSYNGLGANIFCILSGLRALSQYSDCCLRVLRVSDVFSHMPCMELVHCILSVFPRLHTLSVSFDLKNQLEGNRPEGNPSCSDAEIPECCLEQLEIRFPREPLHTAFLLPVLKASKSLQQLSLDSATLPSSQELGLLLQALKECNPNLKKLSFHDVNLADHQKEVLLLLQDPMLQEITFSFCRLFESCTTEFLSEIINTVKRNSSLKSLKLPGNRLGNHRLVALADIFSEDSSSSLCQLDVSSNCIKPDGLLEFTKKLEGYIQQRGGKIQFTHLRLFQNWLDQDAETAQEALRRLRAVCSVVNDSWDSSQAFADYISVM, encoded by the exons ATGGCGTCGCCGAGGGAGGCGATGTCGGCGGAGGGGCCGCACAGCCTGCAGGCGCTGAGCGCGGCGGCCGTGAGCCGCAGCATGGCGGCCCTGGAGCCCGACGTCTGGG CGCTGCCCGGGCACCTCCTGAGGGGGCTCCTGCCGCTGCTTTCCGTGTTCCGTCTGGAGCGAGCCGAGGCCGCCGCGCGGAGAGCAG gGCTCTCCACGCAGCCCATCTGGCGCAAGCTGTGGGATGATGTGATGAAAACCAGGCCTCCCAACTCAGAG AATATACCCTGCTGGAGGAAGAAGTTCTTTGAAACATTCTTCTCAAATGTTCTTCACGGTGTCTTGGATGTTTCCTCCGACTGGCGTCTCAATGACCGTCATTTCTCACCGCTGCTCCACAGCTCACCCCATGTTAGCCAGCTTACTCTGTGCAACATGCTGCAGGGCGCAGTGGAGCTCGCTGCGGAGCACAACCAAAAAGTGCTTGAGAACCTGGCCAGCTCACTGAGGATCCTGAAGTTCCagcacctcctctcctctgACCAGTCCATCAGGCGTTCACTGGTTTTACTCCTTCACCGGCTGATTCACCATGGCTCTGTTAGCCACGTGTCCATGTGTGCTTGGCCTGTACCTGACACGGTTCTTCTTGTTCTCATTTTGAGCATGAGTGCTGGGTTTTGGCGGTCAGGAAATGCTCTTACATATCACAGCAGCCCATGTGGCCTTTGCAGAGAGGAGGGAGATACTCAAAGCCAGAAGTCAACACAGGAGCGACCTGAGAAGGGCTGCTGCAGTGAGAGGGAGTGGAGTGATGGTGAGCACCAGAAGGAATCCCCTAGAGCTCTGGAGAAGGCTGATATGCAAGCGGAGGTGAATGGATGCGTGGCTGGCACTGGCCAGAACACTGCCCTCTCTGGGCtgaattgttttcctttggagaagCAAGCGTGTGAGGAGGCAAGCATCAAGGTGTCCTGTGACCACACGAGCAGACAGGGATCTTCTTGCTTCTCAGAACAGCTGTCCCATCACTCTGCTCTTCGAAAGTCACGCAGACGCACGAAATCTGCGGTAGGGAAGAAACGCCGCTGCCTCAGACGAAGCAGGGGACTTTGTGCTGACCTGGATGACctgtatgattttgtttttactgttgctAGAGAGGACAACTCAGTGTCAATTGACCAAAACACCATAACAGAGGGAGAAAACGCTGATAACTTGACTAGTTCCTCCACAGGATCTCCGTGCTGTGGCCATGTTGGCTGTAAAAGAAGAGGAGGGTCCACTGGGATCTTTTCTCTAAAAGCTGCTCACCGCTTCCGAAGTGTGTCCACGCTGGAACTGTTCTCCATTCCTTTGAGTGACGACACGTGTCGGACTCTGAGTAACCTGCTAAGTTCCTGGGTGTCTTTAGAAAACCTGGTTCTGTCTTACAACG GCCTGGGTGCTAACATCTTCTGCATCCTTTCTGGGCTCCGGGCCCTCTCCCAGTACTCAGACTGCTGCCTCCGTGTGCTGCGTGTGAGCGACGTCTTTTCCCACATGCCCTGCATGGAGCTTGTTCACTGCATCCTGAGTGTCTTTCCCCGGCTCCACACACTCTCAGTCAGCTTTGACCTCAAAAACCAACTGGAGGGAAACAGGCCAGAGGGAAATCCAAGCTGCAGTGATGCAGAAATCCCAG agtgctgcctggagcagctggagaTCCGATTCCCCAGGGAGCCTCTGCACACTGCATTCCTGCTGCCAGTGCTTAAGGCATCAAAGTCCCTTCAGCAGTTGTCCCTTGACAGCGCCACACTGCCTTCGTCTCAGGAGCTTGGGCTCCTTTTGCAGGCACTCAAAG agTGCAATCCAAATTTGAAGAAGCTGAGCTTTCACGATGTGAACCTGGCTGACCACCAGAAAGAAgttctgcttttgcttcagGATCCCATGCTACAAG aaataaCATTCTCTTTCTGCCGGCTGTTTGAAAGCTGCACTACTGAGTTCTTGTCAGAAATAATCAATACAGTAAAGAGAAATTCATCTTTGAAGAGCCTCAAACTGCCTGGGAATCGCCTTG GGAACCACAGGCTGGTTGCCCTGGCAGACATTTTCTCTGAAgattcctcctcttctctttgcCAACTGGATGTCAG CTCAAATTGCATCAAACCTGATGGGCTCCTGGAATTCACAAAGAAGCTGGAAGGCTACATCCAGCAGAGAGGGGGGAAGATTCAATTCACCCACTTACGCCTCTTTCAAAATTGGCTGGATCAAGATGCTGAAACAGCTCAAGAAGCACTTCGGCGTCTCAGAGCAGTGTGCAGTGTAGTCAATGACTCATGGGACTCTTCTCAGGCCTTCGCTGACTACATCAGCGTCATGTGA
- the LRRC41 gene encoding leucine-rich repeat-containing protein 41 isoform X2, which translates to MASPREAMSAEGPHSLQALSAAAVSRSMAALEPDVWALPGHLLRGLLPLLSVFRLERAEAAARRAGLSTQPIWRKLWDDVMKTRPPNSENIPCWRKKFFETFFSNVLHGVLDVSSDWRLNDRHFSPLLHSSPHVSQLTLCNMLQGAVELAAEHNQKVLENLASSLRILKFQHLLSSDQSIRRSLVLLLHRLIHHGSVSHVSMCAWPVPDTVLLVLILSMSAGFWRSGNALTYHSSPCGLCREEGDTQSQKSTQERPEKGCCSEREWSDGEHQKESPRALEKADMQAEVNGCVAGTGQNTALSGLNCFPLEKQACEEASIKVSCDHTSRQGSSCFSEQLSHHSALRKSRRRTKSAVGKKRRCLRRSRGLCADLDDLYDFVFTVAREDNSVSIDQNTITEGENADNLTSSSTGSPCCGHVGCKRRGGSTGIFSLKAAHRFRSVSTLELFSIPLSDDTCRTLSNLLSSWVSLENLVLSYNECNPNLKKLSFHDVNLADHQKEVLLLLQDPMLQEITFSFCRLFESCTTEFLSEIINTVKRNSSLKSLKLPGNRLGNHRLVALADIFSEDSSSSLCQLDVSSNCIKPDGLLEFTKKLEGYIQQRGGKIQFTHLRLFQNWLDQDAETAQEALRRLRAVCSVVNDSWDSSQAFADYISVM; encoded by the exons ATGGCGTCGCCGAGGGAGGCGATGTCGGCGGAGGGGCCGCACAGCCTGCAGGCGCTGAGCGCGGCGGCCGTGAGCCGCAGCATGGCGGCCCTGGAGCCCGACGTCTGGG CGCTGCCCGGGCACCTCCTGAGGGGGCTCCTGCCGCTGCTTTCCGTGTTCCGTCTGGAGCGAGCCGAGGCCGCCGCGCGGAGAGCAG gGCTCTCCACGCAGCCCATCTGGCGCAAGCTGTGGGATGATGTGATGAAAACCAGGCCTCCCAACTCAGAG AATATACCCTGCTGGAGGAAGAAGTTCTTTGAAACATTCTTCTCAAATGTTCTTCACGGTGTCTTGGATGTTTCCTCCGACTGGCGTCTCAATGACCGTCATTTCTCACCGCTGCTCCACAGCTCACCCCATGTTAGCCAGCTTACTCTGTGCAACATGCTGCAGGGCGCAGTGGAGCTCGCTGCGGAGCACAACCAAAAAGTGCTTGAGAACCTGGCCAGCTCACTGAGGATCCTGAAGTTCCagcacctcctctcctctgACCAGTCCATCAGGCGTTCACTGGTTTTACTCCTTCACCGGCTGATTCACCATGGCTCTGTTAGCCACGTGTCCATGTGTGCTTGGCCTGTACCTGACACGGTTCTTCTTGTTCTCATTTTGAGCATGAGTGCTGGGTTTTGGCGGTCAGGAAATGCTCTTACATATCACAGCAGCCCATGTGGCCTTTGCAGAGAGGAGGGAGATACTCAAAGCCAGAAGTCAACACAGGAGCGACCTGAGAAGGGCTGCTGCAGTGAGAGGGAGTGGAGTGATGGTGAGCACCAGAAGGAATCCCCTAGAGCTCTGGAGAAGGCTGATATGCAAGCGGAGGTGAATGGATGCGTGGCTGGCACTGGCCAGAACACTGCCCTCTCTGGGCtgaattgttttcctttggagaagCAAGCGTGTGAGGAGGCAAGCATCAAGGTGTCCTGTGACCACACGAGCAGACAGGGATCTTCTTGCTTCTCAGAACAGCTGTCCCATCACTCTGCTCTTCGAAAGTCACGCAGACGCACGAAATCTGCGGTAGGGAAGAAACGCCGCTGCCTCAGACGAAGCAGGGGACTTTGTGCTGACCTGGATGACctgtatgattttgtttttactgttgctAGAGAGGACAACTCAGTGTCAATTGACCAAAACACCATAACAGAGGGAGAAAACGCTGATAACTTGACTAGTTCCTCCACAGGATCTCCGTGCTGTGGCCATGTTGGCTGTAAAAGAAGAGGAGGGTCCACTGGGATCTTTTCTCTAAAAGCTGCTCACCGCTTCCGAAGTGTGTCCACGCTGGAACTGTTCTCCATTCCTTTGAGTGACGACACGTGTCGGACTCTGAGTAACCTGCTAAGTTCCTGGGTGTCTTTAGAAAACCTGGTTCTGTCTTACAACG agTGCAATCCAAATTTGAAGAAGCTGAGCTTTCACGATGTGAACCTGGCTGACCACCAGAAAGAAgttctgcttttgcttcagGATCCCATGCTACAAG aaataaCATTCTCTTTCTGCCGGCTGTTTGAAAGCTGCACTACTGAGTTCTTGTCAGAAATAATCAATACAGTAAAGAGAAATTCATCTTTGAAGAGCCTCAAACTGCCTGGGAATCGCCTTG GGAACCACAGGCTGGTTGCCCTGGCAGACATTTTCTCTGAAgattcctcctcttctctttgcCAACTGGATGTCAG CTCAAATTGCATCAAACCTGATGGGCTCCTGGAATTCACAAAGAAGCTGGAAGGCTACATCCAGCAGAGAGGGGGGAAGATTCAATTCACCCACTTACGCCTCTTTCAAAATTGGCTGGATCAAGATGCTGAAACAGCTCAAGAAGCACTTCGGCGTCTCAGAGCAGTGTGCAGTGTAGTCAATGACTCATGGGACTCTTCTCAGGCCTTCGCTGACTACATCAGCGTCATGTGA
- the NSUN4 gene encoding 5-methylcytosine rRNA methyltransferase NSUN4, whose protein sequence is MAAPSGRAAVLLRVGRVPGLSPVPRRYLYKKKWATTAPRIPAPRLALHHFDTTYSLQLQELWPAVRSAMLCEQKYGALLNNFACADLTAQRLELLSATDFVSEAARRARCWQESAGVGGERRKTSLEGSGGDGTTLPTETSPLLRASLSSNVKCYTFPRGDISRFHPARPDSLGILSYYLMDAASLLPVLALNVQPDDFVLDLCAAPGGKMLALLQTGACGHLAANDVSISRTKRLYHILNSYVPKEVRETVSVTSHDGRDWGELQGGTFHKVLVDVPCTTDRHSVMEEENNIFHKMRTKERQMLPMLQLQLLMAGILAAKPEGEVVYSTCSLSQLQNEHVVERAIDIAETQFGITVHIEDLSHFRTLFQDTFCFFSGCRLGELVLPHLTANFGPMYFCKLRRA, encoded by the exons ATGGCGGCACCgagcgggcgggcggcggtGCTGCTGCGGGTCGGTCGTGTGCCGGGGCTGAGCCCGGTGCCTCGGCGGTACCTCTACAAGAAGAAGTGG GCCACCACCGCCCCGCGCATCCCGGCCCCACGCCTGGCGCTGCACCACTTCGACACCACGtacagcctgcagctgcaggagctctggCCGGCAGTGCGCTCCGCAATGCTGTGCGAGCAGAAGTACGGCGCCCTGCTCAACAACTTCGCCTGTGCCGACCTCACCGCCCAGCGGTTGGAGCTGCTCAGCGCCACCGATTTCGTCTCTGAAGCTGCCAGAAGGGCGCGGTGTTGGCAGGAGAGCGCGGGTGtaggaggggagaggaggaaaacttCGCTGGAGGGCTCTGGTGGAGACGGGACAACGTTGCCAACAGAGACGTCACCGCTGCTTCGTGCCTCTCTCAGCTCCAACGTTAAGTGCTACACCTTTCCCAGGGGGGACATCTCACGTTTCCATCCTGCACG GCCAGACTCTCTCGGGATCCTCAGCTACTATCTCATGGATGCTGCATCCCTCCTGCCCGTTTTGGCTCTCAACGTGCAGCCGGATGACTTCGTCCTGGACCTCTGTGCAGCTCCAGGTGGCAAGatgctggctctgctgcagactgGGGCTTGTG GGCATCTGGCAGCCAATGATGTCTCCATTTCCCGAACAAAGAGGTTGTACCACATTCTCAATAGCTACGTTCCCAAGGAAGTCAGGGAGACTGTGAGCGTTACATCGCATGACGGAAGGGACTGGGGGGAGCTGCAAGGTGGAACTTTTCATAAG gtcCTTGTGGATGTGCCCTGCACAACAGACAGGCACTCCGTCATGGAGGAGGAGAACAACATCTTCCACAAAATGAGAACCAAGGAGCGTCAGATGTTGCCAATGCTGCAGTTACAGCTGCTGAT GGCAGGGATCCTTGCTGCCAAGCCAGAAGGAGAGGTGGTGTACTCCACGTGTTCCCTCTCTCAGCTGCAGAATGAACACGTGGTCGAGAGAGCGATAGACATCGCAGAAACTCAGTTCGGCATCACTGTCCACATTGAGGACCTGAGCCACTTCCGGACGCTCTTCCAGGACacgttttgtttcttctcaggtTGCCGGCTGGGGGAGCTCGTTCTGCCTCACCTCACAGCCAACTTCGGGCCTATGTACTTCTGCAAGTTACGCCGAGCATAA
- the UQCRHL gene encoding cytochrome b-c1 complex subunit 6, mitochondrial, whose amino-acid sequence MGLRDTVVHAGEPEEEEEEELVDPLTTIREHCEQTEKCVKARERLELCDARVSSRSHTEEQCTEELFDFLHARDHCVAHKLFNKLK is encoded by the exons ATGGGGCTGCGAGACACCGTTGTTCATGCCGGGGAGCCCGAG gaggaagaggaggaggagctggtg GACCCCCTCACCACGATCAGGGAGCACTGTGAGCAGACGGAGAAGTGTGTGAAGGCCCGGGAGCGCCTGGAGCTGTGCGATGCGCGGGTGTCCTCTCGGTCCCACACAGAGGAGCAGTGCACGGAGGAGCTCTTCGACTTTCTGCATGCTCGGGACCACTGT GTTGCCCACAAACTCTTCAATAAGCTGAAGTGA
- the RAD54L gene encoding DNA repair and recombination protein RAD54-like — translation MRRSLAPSQLAKRKAGGEEEDGEWRPPATQKRQKAGSEAESADCYRSPFRKPLTQLTNRPLCLDSSQHEAFIRSILSKPFKVPIPNYKGPTGLRALGIKRAGLRSPLHDPFEEGALVLYEPPLLSAHEQLKIDKDKVPVHVVVDPVLSRVLRPHQREGVKFLWDCVTSRRIPGSHGCIMADEMGLGKTLQCITLMWTLLRQSPDCKPEIEKAMVVSPSSLVRNWYNEVEKWLGGRIQPLAIDGGSKEEIDRKLVGFMNQRGLRVPSPILIISYETFRLHAEALQKGSVGLVICDEGHRLKNSENQTYQALNSLNTPRRVLISGTPIQNDLLEYFSLVHFVNSGILGTAQEFKRHFELPILKGRDADASEAERQKGEERLKELISIVNRCLIRRTSDILSKYLPVKIEQVVCCRLTPLQAELYKNFLKQAKPVEELKEGKINVSSLSSITSLKKLCNHPALIYDKCVEEEEGFMGALDLFPAGYSTKSVEPQLSGKMLVLDYILAVTKSTSNDKVVLVSNYTQTLDLFEKLCRNRRYLYVRLDGTMSIKKRAKVVERFNSPSSPEFIFMLSSKAGGCGLNLIGANRLVMFDPDWNPANDEQAMARVWRDGQKKTCYIYRLLSTGTIEEKIFQRQTHKKALSSCVVDEEQDVERHFSLGELKELFSLNETTISDTHDKIKCRRCVNGHQVRPPPEGSDCTSDLSQWNHCADKRGLQDSVLKAAWDAAVTFTFHHHSHEEQRGIP, via the exons ATG CGCAGGAGCCTGGCCCCCAGCCAGCTGGCCAAGAGGAAGGCGGGCGGCGAGGAGGAGGACGGCGAGTGGCGGCCGCCGGCG ACTCAGAAGAGGCAGAAGGCGGGTAGTGAGGCAGAGAGCGCGGACTGCTACAGGTCGCCCTTCCGGAAGCCCTTGACCCAGCTGACCAACAGGCCTCTCTGCCTGGACAGCAGCCAGCAT GAGGCTTTCATCCGCAGCATTTTGTCCAAACCCTTCAAAGTTCCCATTCCAAACTATAAAG ggCCAACAGGCTTGCGGGCGCTGGGTATTAAACGGGCAGGGCTGAGGAGTCCTCTCCACGATCCTTTTGAGGAAGGAGCTCTGGTTCTGTATGAGCCCCCACTGCTGAGTGCCCACGAGCAGCTGAAAATAGACAA GGATAAAGTACCTGTCCATGTTGTGGTGGATCCTGTCCTCAGTCGTGTTTTACGGCCTCATCAGAGAGAA GGAGTGAAATTCCTCTGGGACTGTGTGACAAGCCGGCGTATTCCTGGGAGTCACGGCTGTATCATGGCGGATGAGATGGGGCTGGGCAAAACCCTGCAGTGCATCACTCTGATGTGGACACTTCTCCGTCAGAGTCCAGACTGCAAGCCTGAAATCGAGAAAGCCATGGTGGTGTCTCCCTCCAGCCTGGTGAGAAACTGGTACAACGAAGTAGAGAAATGGCTGGGGGGAAGGATTCAGCCACTGGCCATTGATGGAGGCTCCAAAGAAGAGATTGACCGGAAACTAG TTGGCTTTATGAACCAGCGTGGCCTGCGAGTGCCTTCACCTATCCTGATCATCTCCTATGAGACCTTCAGACTTCATGCTGAGGCACTACAGAAGGGCAGTGTTGGGCTGGTCATATGTGATGAG ggaCATAGACTGAAGAACTCTGAAAACCAAACATACCAGGCTCTCAACAGCTTAAATACACCTCGAAGAGTCCTTATCTCGGGTACACCCATTCAGAATGACTTGCTTGAATATTTCAGCCTGGTGCACTTCGTCAATTCTGGCATCCTAg GGACTGCACAGGAatttaaaagacattttgaaTTGCCTATCTTGAAAGGCAGAGATGCAGATGCGAGTGAAGCTGAACgacaaaaaggagaagagaggctTAAAGAGCTGATCAGCATTGTGAACAG GTGTTTAATCCGAAGAACTTCAGACATTCTCTCCAAATACCTACCGGTGAAGATAGAGCAGGTGGTCTGCTGCAG ACTGACGCCTTTGCAGGCTGAGCTGTACAAGAACTTCCTGAAGCAAGCCAAGCCAgtggaggagctgaaggagggcaAGATCAATGTGTCATCTCTCTCTTCCATCACTTCCCTGAAGAAGCTCTGCAATC ACCCTGCTCTTATTTATGATAAGTGtgtggaagaagaagaaggttTTATGGGAGCCCTGGATTTGTTCCCTGCTGGCTACAGTACCAAATCTGTGGAGCCCCAGCTTTCAG GAAAGATGCTGGTTTTGGACTACATCCTTGCTGTTACAAAAAGCACCAGTAACGACAAGGTGGTTTTAGTATCTAACTACACTCAGACACTGGACTTATTTGAAAAGCTCTGCAGGAACAGAAG GTATTTATATGTCCGGCTGGATGGCACCATGTCCATTAAGAAGAGAGCAAAGGTTGTGGAGCGATTTAACAGCCCCTCA AGCCCTGAGTTTATCTTCATGTTAAGCAGCAAAGCAGGTGGCTGTGGTTTGAATTTGATTGGGGCTAACAGACTGGTTATGTTTGACCCAGACTGGAATCCAGCTAATGATGAACAGGCCATGGCTCGTGTGTGGAGGGATGGCCAGAAGAAGACCTGCTACATCTATCGACTGCTTTCA ACAGGGACCAtagaggagaaaatatttcaacGCCAGACCCACAAGAAGGCactcagcagctgtgtggtggATGAAGAGCAGGATGTAGAAAGACACTTCTCACTTGGAGAGCTCAAGGAGCTGTTTTCATTGAATGAGACCACCATCAGTGACACCCATGACAA GATCAAGTGTCGTCGCTGTGTGAATGGCCATCAAGTACGGCCACCTCCTGAAGGGTCTGACTGCACCTCTGACCTCTCCCAGTGGAACCACTGCGCTGATAAGCGGGGCCTGCAGGACTCTGTGCTGAAGGCTGCATGGGATGCTGCTGTCACCTTCACTTTTCATCACCACTCCCATGAGGAGCAGCGAGGGATTCCCTAA